Proteins from a single region of Pseudomonas fulva:
- a CDS encoding phosphonate ABC transporter ATP-binding protein — translation MSLRLATVGLRHGNGVQALQGIDLSIEQGERVAIIGPSGAGKSSLLNLLATALAPSEGELQVLGERPWQLSSRQRQRLRTRIALIHQAPPLPPRQRVVTAVLAGRLGQWGLARSLLNLLHPLDIPGARAQLDKLDLGDKLFARCGQLSGGQLQRVGIARALYQAPQLLLADEPVAAMDPRLADHTLSLLVGHAGAGGVTLVASLHTVELALGHFPRIVGVRDGRIAFDLPASEVDPQRLKALYANEQLSTARVAEPAPGAWAPRC, via the coding sequence ATGAGCCTGCGCCTGGCCACCGTCGGGCTCAGGCACGGCAATGGCGTGCAGGCGCTGCAAGGCATCGACCTGAGCATCGAGCAGGGTGAGCGGGTGGCGATCATCGGCCCGTCCGGCGCCGGCAAGTCAAGCCTGCTCAACCTGCTGGCCACCGCCCTGGCGCCCAGCGAGGGCGAGCTGCAGGTGCTCGGCGAGCGCCCGTGGCAGCTCTCCAGCCGCCAGCGCCAACGCCTGCGCACGCGCATCGCCCTGATCCACCAGGCGCCGCCTTTGCCCCCGCGCCAGCGGGTGGTCACCGCGGTGCTGGCCGGGCGCCTGGGCCAGTGGGGCCTGGCCAGAAGCCTGCTCAACCTGCTGCACCCACTGGACATTCCCGGCGCCCGAGCGCAGCTGGACAAGCTCGACCTGGGCGACAAGCTGTTCGCCCGCTGCGGCCAGCTCTCCGGCGGCCAGCTGCAGCGCGTCGGTATCGCCCGCGCCCTGTACCAGGCACCGCAACTGCTGCTCGCCGACGAGCCGGTCGCGGCCATGGACCCGCGCCTGGCCGATCACACCCTGTCGCTGCTGGTCGGCCATGCCGGAGCCGGCGGGGTGACCCTGGTCGCCAGCCTGCACACGGTGGAACTGGCCCTGGGGCATTTTCCGCGCATCGTCGGGGTGCGTGACGGGCGCATCGCCTTCGACCTGCCGGCCAGTGAAGTCGACCCTCAGCGCCTGAAAGCGCTGTACGCCAACGAACAGCTGAGCACCGCCCGCGTTGCCGAGCCTGCGCCGGGGGCCTGGGCGCCGCGATGCTGA
- a CDS encoding PhnE/PtxC family ABC transporter permease has protein sequence MLKRDQRDPAALPRLAFALLAIALLWPGMHLAELDLGVLLHPDSAGSMGGFLKDFWPPAHDRDFLGLLLDATLQTLAIATAGMALALLLAVPASLLASRALSLSAASRGGQPGALGRWLRWPVRGVLIVLRSVPEIVWALLFVRAVGLGPTAGVLAIAITYAGMLGKVYAEIFESVDQRPVHALLQSGSGRLAAFAYGVLPAAAAELTSYTVYRWECAVRASVVMGFVGAGGLGQQIDLSMRMFAGAEVASMLLTFLLLVLLADQLSRLLRARFT, from the coding sequence ATGCTGAAACGCGATCAGCGCGACCCCGCTGCCCTGCCGCGCCTGGCGTTCGCGCTGCTGGCCATCGCCCTGCTGTGGCCGGGCATGCACCTGGCCGAACTGGACCTGGGCGTGCTGCTGCACCCGGACAGCGCCGGGTCCATGGGCGGCTTTCTCAAGGATTTCTGGCCGCCGGCCCATGACCGCGACTTCCTCGGCCTGCTGCTGGACGCCACCCTGCAGACCCTGGCCATCGCCACTGCCGGCATGGCCCTGGCGCTGCTGCTGGCGGTGCCGGCGAGCCTGTTGGCCAGCCGCGCGCTGTCGCTCTCGGCGGCCTCACGCGGCGGCCAGCCGGGTGCCCTGGGCCGCTGGCTGCGCTGGCCGGTGCGCGGCGTGCTGATCGTGCTGCGCAGCGTGCCGGAGATCGTCTGGGCGCTGCTGTTCGTGCGCGCCGTGGGCCTGGGGCCGACCGCCGGGGTGCTGGCCATCGCCATCACTTACGCGGGCATGCTCGGCAAGGTCTACGCGGAGATCTTCGAGTCGGTGGACCAGCGCCCGGTGCACGCCCTGTTGCAGAGCGGCAGCGGGCGCCTGGCCGCCTTCGCCTATGGCGTGCTGCCGGCCGCCGCCGCGGAGCTGACCTCCTATACGGTGTACCGCTGGGAATGTGCGGTGCGCGCCTCGGTGGTGATGGGCTTCGTCGGCGCCGGTGGCCTGGGCCAGCAGATCGACCTGTCGATGCGCATGTTCGCCGGTGCCGAAGTGGCCAGCATGCTGCTGACCTTTCTGCTGCTGGTGTTGCTGGCCGACCAGCTCAGCCGCCTGCTGCGCGCGAGGTTCACATGA
- a CDS encoding efflux transporter outer membrane subunit yields MQRFHRLTLLGLSVALSACTLGPDFRSPDAHLPDAWALQQSPVRSQPEAASVQARWWDSFADAQLTALLQRAVAGNVDLQLAASRVQQSRAVRLSSGAAQVPSLDGQAGYSRARNSEVGLNDPSGNAGKNDYSLWQAGLGASWELDLWGRVRRQVEAADAQLAGSQALRDGVALSVLAETASGYIQLRGAQQLRLITEQNLQIAQRSLTLNQTRLDDGVATHLEVAEAASRVAFLEARLEPLRLRERRLGNALALLLGQPPGSLQAELGEPAEIPRGPLRVPVGLPSELASRRPDIRQAEAQLHAATASIGVAEADFYPRITLSGDLGLQALQLSDLDGWSAHRFAIGPAISVPLFDGGRRRGTLQLREAQQQEAAIAYQRTVLGAWHEVDDAMAAYQAQQRRHERLQEAVEQSRVALANAELQYQQGTVDYLNVLSVQQALLSNEEELLDSRQATSLALVGLYRALGGGWEQHAGGA; encoded by the coding sequence ATGCAGCGATTTCATCGACTGACGCTGCTCGGCCTGAGCGTCGCCCTGAGTGCCTGCACCCTGGGCCCGGATTTCCGTAGCCCCGATGCCCACCTGCCGGACGCCTGGGCCCTGCAGCAAAGCCCGGTACGCAGCCAGCCCGAGGCGGCCAGCGTGCAGGCACGCTGGTGGGACAGCTTTGCCGATGCGCAGCTCACGGCCTTGCTGCAGCGCGCCGTGGCCGGCAACGTCGACCTGCAACTGGCCGCCAGCCGCGTCCAGCAAAGCCGCGCCGTGCGCCTGAGCAGCGGCGCCGCCCAGGTGCCGAGCCTGGATGGCCAGGCCGGCTACAGTCGCGCCCGCAACAGCGAAGTGGGCCTCAACGACCCGTCCGGCAATGCCGGCAAGAATGACTACAGCCTCTGGCAGGCCGGCCTGGGCGCCAGCTGGGAGCTGGACCTGTGGGGGCGCGTGCGCCGGCAAGTGGAGGCTGCCGATGCGCAGCTCGCCGGCAGCCAGGCCCTGCGTGACGGCGTGGCACTGTCGGTGCTGGCGGAAACCGCCAGCGGCTACATCCAGCTGCGCGGCGCCCAGCAACTGCGGCTGATCACCGAGCAGAACCTGCAGATCGCCCAGCGCAGCCTGACCCTCAACCAGACCCGCCTGGACGACGGCGTGGCCACCCACCTGGAAGTGGCCGAGGCGGCCTCCCGGGTGGCGTTCCTGGAGGCGCGCCTGGAGCCGCTGCGCCTGCGTGAACGGCGGCTGGGCAACGCCCTGGCGCTGTTGCTCGGCCAGCCACCCGGCAGCCTGCAGGCGGAGTTGGGCGAGCCGGCCGAGATTCCCAGGGGGCCGCTACGCGTGCCGGTGGGCCTGCCCAGCGAGCTGGCCAGCCGCCGCCCGGACATCCGCCAGGCCGAGGCCCAGCTGCATGCGGCCACCGCCAGCATCGGCGTGGCCGAGGCGGACTTCTACCCGCGCATCACCCTGTCCGGCGATCTCGGCCTGCAGGCGTTGCAGCTCAGCGACCTGGACGGCTGGTCCGCCCACCGCTTCGCCATCGGCCCGGCGATCAGCGTGCCGCTGTTCGATGGCGGGCGCCGGCGCGGCACCCTGCAGTTGCGCGAGGCGCAGCAGCAGGAAGCGGCCATCGCCTACCAGCGCACCGTGCTCGGCGCCTGGCATGAAGTGGACGACGCCATGGCCGCCTACCAGGCCCAGCAACGTCGCCATGAGCGGCTGCAGGAAGCGGTCGAGCAAAGCCGCGTGGCACTGGCCAACGCCGAGTTGCAATACCAGCAGGGCACGGTGGATTACCTCAACGTGCTGAGCGTGCAGCAGGCCCTGCTGAGCAACGAGGAAGAGCTGCTGGACAGCCGCCAGGCCACCTCCCTGGCGCTGGTCGGCCTGTACCGCGCACTGGGTGGCGGCTGGGAGCAACACGCCGGCGGCGCATGA
- a CDS encoding HlyD family secretion protein — protein MNTLRKPALLIGLAVAGLLVWGAWQLLFAEHYQQSTNDAFISADFTLVAPKIAGFVSEVLVEDNQRVKAGQLLARIDDRDYRAALDVAKAGVASAEAQRVNAEASVQRQQSVIDQAAATVKADQAEVRFAEHELQRYKHLAGQGAGTLQNAQQAQSRFDTALARQQQNQAALAATRQQTAILVAQRDAAAAAVERAAAELQRAELDLSYTELRAPMDGMVGRRALRVGAYVSPGNPLLAVVPLEQAFVVANFQETQLNRVRPGQPVSIRVDSYPDLQLHGHVESLAPATGVTFAAVAPDNATGNFTKVVQRIPVKIVLDADQPVVGYLRVGMSVEASIDTHQLDDRQLAQAH, from the coding sequence ATGAATACCCTGCGCAAACCCGCTCTGCTGATCGGCCTGGCCGTTGCCGGCCTGCTGGTCTGGGGCGCCTGGCAACTGCTGTTCGCCGAGCACTACCAGCAAAGCACCAACGACGCCTTCATCAGCGCCGACTTCACCCTGGTGGCGCCGAAGATCGCCGGCTTCGTCAGCGAGGTGCTGGTCGAGGACAACCAGCGCGTCAAGGCCGGCCAACTGCTGGCGCGCATCGACGACCGCGACTACCGCGCCGCGCTGGACGTGGCCAAGGCCGGCGTGGCCAGCGCCGAGGCGCAGCGGGTGAATGCCGAGGCCAGCGTGCAGCGCCAGCAGTCGGTGATCGACCAAGCTGCCGCCACGGTCAAGGCCGACCAGGCCGAAGTGCGCTTCGCCGAGCACGAACTGCAGCGCTACAAGCACCTGGCCGGGCAGGGTGCCGGCACCCTGCAGAATGCCCAGCAGGCGCAGAGCCGTTTCGATACCGCCCTGGCGCGCCAGCAGCAGAACCAGGCGGCGCTGGCCGCCACCCGGCAGCAGACGGCGATCCTCGTCGCCCAGCGCGATGCCGCCGCTGCCGCGGTCGAGCGGGCCGCGGCCGAATTGCAGCGTGCCGAGCTGGATCTGTCGTACACCGAATTGCGCGCGCCCATGGACGGCATGGTCGGCCGCCGCGCCCTGCGCGTCGGTGCCTACGTCAGCCCCGGCAACCCGCTGCTGGCGGTGGTGCCGCTGGAGCAGGCCTTCGTGGTCGCCAACTTCCAGGAAACCCAGCTCAACCGCGTGCGCCCTGGCCAGCCGGTGAGCATCCGCGTCGACAGCTACCCGGACCTGCAACTGCACGGCCACGTCGAGAGCCTGGCGCCGGCCACCGGCGTGACCTTCGCCGCCGTGGCGCCGGACAACGCCACCGGCAACTTCACCAAAGTGGTGCAGCGCATCCCGGTGAAGATCGTGCTCGATGCCGACCAGCCCGTGGTGGGTTACCTGCGCGTCGGCATGTCGGTGGAGGCCAGCATCGACACCCACCAACTCGATGACCGCCAACTGGCGCAAGCGCACTGA
- a CDS encoding UV damage endonuclease UvsE: MPVPRIGFACQYRHPDRSLPAGELKIIEAAFNPRTTTLRWMDSVAPAVAHDKLAEIVEHNLLAQLRLLAYVVTLPEPLQMLRLSSDLLPFYSHPKVAAFYQQAQMQQRLIEGFAAIGEVARAANIRLSMHPGQYCVLGSDRPDVVENSLAEFEYHADMIRMMGYGRTFQDFKCNLHIAGKLGGDGIRAVWPRLSHEARQCITFENDEKTYGVDACLALADLAPVVLDVHHCWIHEDDYIDPHSERVARIIDSWRGVRPTMHLSQPQERLQELGLSAGQKLEMPEVLKVAPKRELYGHSARMWNHWTNEYVLQFLDRFDIMFESKDKNVATVEFYERYLKSA, translated from the coding sequence ATGCCCGTACCCCGCATTGGCTTCGCCTGCCAGTACCGCCACCCTGACCGCAGCCTGCCAGCCGGCGAGCTGAAGATCATCGAGGCGGCCTTCAACCCGCGCACCACCACCCTGCGCTGGATGGACAGCGTGGCACCCGCCGTGGCCCACGACAAGCTCGCGGAAATCGTCGAGCACAACCTGCTGGCCCAGTTGCGCCTGCTCGCCTACGTGGTCACCCTGCCCGAGCCGCTGCAGATGCTGCGCCTGAGCAGTGATCTGCTGCCGTTCTACAGCCACCCCAAGGTCGCCGCCTTCTACCAGCAAGCGCAGATGCAGCAGCGCCTGATCGAGGGGTTCGCGGCGATTGGCGAGGTGGCGCGCGCCGCCAACATCCGTCTGTCCATGCACCCGGGCCAGTACTGCGTGCTGGGTTCGGATCGCCCCGACGTGGTGGAGAACAGCCTCGCCGAGTTCGAGTACCACGCCGACATGATCCGCATGATGGGCTACGGGCGGACCTTTCAGGACTTCAAGTGCAACCTGCATATCGCCGGCAAGCTGGGTGGCGACGGCATTCGCGCGGTGTGGCCGCGGCTGTCCCATGAGGCGCGCCAGTGCATCACCTTCGAGAACGACGAGAAGACCTACGGCGTGGACGCCTGCCTGGCCCTGGCCGATCTCGCCCCCGTGGTGCTCGACGTGCACCACTGCTGGATCCACGAGGACGACTACATCGACCCGCACAGCGAGCGCGTGGCGCGGATCATCGACAGCTGGCGCGGCGTACGCCCGACCATGCACCTCTCGCAACCCCAGGAACGCCTGCAGGAGCTGGGCCTGAGTGCCGGGCAGAAGCTGGAAATGCCCGAGGTGCTGAAGGTCGCGCCCAAGCGCGAGCTGTACGGCCACAGCGCGCGGATGTGGAACCACTGGACCAACGAGTACGTGCTGCAGTTTCTCGATCGCTTCGACATCATGTTCGAGTCCAAGGACAAGAACGTGGCGACCGTGGAGTTCTACGAGCGTTACCTGAAAAGCGCCTAG
- the phnE gene encoding phosphonate ABC transporter, permease protein PhnE, giving the protein MRRLGNLLLVLGIAAAVVGSFVYLGLDLAGLFGADSLGQMGSYAARFLSPDFSASHLQATARGALETLAMSAVGTLLAAVLGLLLALPAAGRLGTLAQAATRLLLNALRAIPELVWAVLMVLAAGLGPNAGTLALALHTAGVLGRLFAEALENTPPQPADAIRLQGGGAWAAFCYGTLPALWPQLLAYSLYRWENNIRMAAIMGFVGAGGLGQMLYVSLSLFQEAQAATVILAMLLLVLAVDAFSGWTRQRWVRN; this is encoded by the coding sequence ATGAGGCGCCTGGGCAACCTGCTGCTGGTGCTGGGCATCGCCGCGGCGGTGGTCGGCTCCTTCGTCTATCTCGGCCTGGACCTGGCCGGCCTGTTCGGCGCCGACAGCCTCGGGCAGATGGGCAGCTATGCCGCGCGCTTTCTCAGCCCCGACTTCAGCGCCAGCCACCTGCAGGCCACCGCCCGTGGCGCCCTGGAAACCCTGGCCATGTCGGCCGTGGGTACCTTGCTCGCCGCCGTGCTCGGTCTGCTGCTGGCGCTGCCGGCGGCCGGTCGCCTGGGTACCCTCGCCCAGGCCGCCACACGGCTGCTGCTCAATGCCCTGCGCGCCATTCCCGAGCTGGTGTGGGCGGTGCTGATGGTGCTGGCTGCCGGCCTGGGCCCCAATGCCGGCACCCTGGCGCTGGCCCTGCATACCGCTGGCGTGCTCGGCCGGCTGTTCGCCGAAGCCCTGGAGAACACCCCGCCGCAGCCGGCGGACGCCATTCGCCTGCAGGGCGGCGGCGCCTGGGCCGCGTTCTGCTACGGCACCCTGCCGGCACTATGGCCGCAGTTGCTGGCCTACAGCCTGTACCGCTGGGAGAACAACATCCGCATGGCGGCGATCATGGGCTTCGTCGGTGCCGGCGGCCTGGGGCAGATGCTCTACGTCAGCCTGAGCCTGTTCCAGGAAGCCCAGGCCGCCACGGTGATCCTCGCCATGTTGCTGCTGGTGCTGGCGGTGGATGCCTTCAGTGGCTGGACGCGGCAGCGCTGGGTGCGCAATTAA
- the fadD1 gene encoding long-chain-fatty-acid--CoA ligase FadD1 — protein MTENFWTDKYPEGVAAEIDPDQYPNVQAVLKQSCQRFADKPAFTNLGKTITYGQLYELSGHFAAYLQQHTDLKPGDRIAVQLPNVLQYPVAVFGAMRAGLVVVNTNPLYTAREMEHQFNDSGAKALLCLANMAHLAEQVVPKTGVKTVIVTEVGDMLPPLKRLLVNAVVKYVKKMVPAYNLPGAVKFTDALSQGRGKAVSEASPGSQDVAVLQYTGGTTGVAKGAMLTHRNLIANMLQCRELMGSNLGEGSEIIVAPLPLYHIYAFTFHCMAMMHCGNHNLLITNPRDLPTMVKDLSRFRFSGFVGLNTLFVALSNNEGFQKLDFSRLKVTLSGGMALQQAAAERWKQVTGCPICEGYGLTETSPVASVNPITNIQMGTIGIPAPSTRFKVIDDQGNDLALGETGELCIKGPQVMKGYWQRQEATDEVIDANGWFKTGDIGIIQPDGYIRIVDRKKDMILVSGFNVYPNELEDVLVTLPGVLQCAAIGVPDERSGESIKVFVVVKPGMTLTKEQVMQHMHDNLTGYKRPKQVEFRESLPTTNVGKILRRELRDEELRKLGKK, from the coding sequence ATGACCGAAAACTTCTGGACGGACAAATATCCCGAGGGGGTCGCGGCCGAGATCGATCCCGACCAGTACCCCAACGTTCAGGCGGTGCTGAAGCAGTCCTGCCAGCGTTTTGCCGACAAGCCCGCGTTTACCAATCTGGGCAAGACGATCACTTACGGCCAGCTGTACGAGCTGTCCGGTCACTTCGCGGCGTACCTGCAGCAACACACCGATCTCAAGCCAGGCGACCGCATCGCCGTGCAACTGCCCAACGTTCTGCAATACCCGGTGGCGGTATTCGGCGCCATGCGCGCCGGCCTAGTGGTGGTCAACACCAACCCGCTGTACACCGCGCGGGAAATGGAACACCAGTTCAACGACTCCGGCGCCAAGGCGCTGCTGTGCCTGGCCAACATGGCGCACCTGGCCGAGCAGGTGGTGCCCAAGACCGGCGTCAAGACGGTGATCGTCACCGAGGTCGGCGACATGCTGCCGCCGCTCAAGCGCCTGCTGGTCAATGCCGTGGTCAAGTACGTGAAGAAGATGGTGCCGGCCTACAACCTGCCGGGCGCGGTCAAGTTCACCGACGCCCTGAGCCAGGGCCGTGGCAAGGCGGTCAGCGAAGCCAGCCCCGGCTCCCAGGACGTGGCCGTGCTGCAGTACACCGGCGGCACCACCGGGGTGGCCAAGGGCGCGATGCTCACCCACCGCAACCTGATCGCCAACATGCTGCAGTGCCGCGAGCTGATGGGCTCGAACCTGGGCGAGGGCAGCGAAATCATCGTGGCGCCGCTGCCGCTGTACCACATCTACGCCTTCACCTTTCACTGCATGGCGATGATGCATTGCGGTAACCACAACCTGCTGATCACCAACCCGCGCGACCTGCCGACCATGGTCAAGGACCTGTCCAGGTTCCGGTTCAGCGGCTTCGTCGGCCTCAATACCCTGTTCGTGGCGCTGAGCAACAACGAAGGGTTCCAGAAGCTCGACTTCTCCAGGCTCAAGGTCACCCTGTCCGGCGGCATGGCGCTGCAGCAGGCCGCCGCCGAGCGCTGGAAGCAGGTCACCGGCTGCCCGATCTGCGAAGGTTACGGGTTGACCGAAACCAGCCCGGTCGCCTCGGTGAACCCCATCACCAACATCCAGATGGGCACCATCGGCATTCCCGCGCCCTCGACCCGGTTCAAGGTCATCGATGACCAGGGCAACGACCTGGCCTTGGGTGAAACCGGCGAGCTGTGCATCAAGGGCCCGCAGGTGATGAAGGGCTATTGGCAACGCCAGGAAGCCACCGACGAAGTGATCGATGCCAACGGCTGGTTCAAGACCGGCGACATCGGCATCATCCAGCCTGACGGCTACATCCGCATCGTCGACCGCAAGAAGGACATGATTCTGGTGTCCGGCTTCAACGTCTACCCGAACGAGCTGGAGGACGTGCTGGTGACCCTGCCGGGCGTCCTGCAGTGCGCTGCCATCGGCGTACCGGACGAGCGCTCGGGCGAGTCGATCAAGGTGTTCGTGGTGGTCAAGCCGGGCATGACCCTGACCAAGGAACAGGTCATGCAGCACATGCACGACAACCTCACCGGCTACAAGCGGCCCAAGCAGGTCGAGTTCCGCGAGAGCCTGCCGACCACCAACGTCGGCAAGATCCTGCGCCGCGAGCTGCGTGACGAAGAGCTCAGGAAGCTCGGCAAGAAGTAA
- a CDS encoding LysR family transcriptional regulator yields MQLPDLNLLVALDVLLEEGSVVGAARRMHLSPPAMSRTLTRIREAVGDPILVRAGRGLVPTPRALELREQVRDLVEQASSVFRSQDVELASLDRAFNIRTNDIFMVCYGGRLVELIREQAPRVMLRFVPEIDGDDDAMRGGRIDLAIGASLQLPPEIKHQGLFMSRFVGLARADHPIFDEMINAERFAAFDQISVSRRGLARGPIDQVLEQQGLARRVVTVSPSFFSAVLALRDSDLILPMPNPVVAVCNQLGLALRSFEIPLPLSPVRVHQSWHPRFDNDPAHRWLRGLIKRCCEENALGV; encoded by the coding sequence ATGCAATTGCCGGATCTGAATCTGCTGGTCGCCCTCGACGTGTTGCTGGAGGAGGGCAGCGTGGTCGGCGCCGCCCGGCGCATGCACCTCAGCCCCCCGGCCATGAGCCGCACCCTGACGCGCATCCGCGAGGCGGTGGGCGACCCGATTCTGGTGCGTGCCGGCCGTGGCCTGGTGCCGACGCCACGGGCCCTGGAGCTGCGCGAGCAGGTGCGCGATCTGGTCGAGCAGGCCAGTAGCGTGTTCCGCTCCCAGGACGTCGAGCTGGCCAGCCTCGACCGGGCGTTCAACATCCGCACCAACGACATCTTCATGGTCTGTTACGGCGGCCGGCTGGTGGAGCTGATCCGCGAGCAGGCGCCCAGGGTGATGCTGCGCTTCGTGCCGGAAATCGACGGCGACGACGACGCCATGCGCGGCGGGCGCATCGACCTGGCCATTGGCGCCTCCCTGCAGCTGCCGCCGGAGATCAAGCACCAGGGTCTGTTCATGAGCCGCTTCGTGGGCCTGGCGCGGGCCGACCACCCGATCTTCGACGAGATGATCAACGCCGAACGGTTCGCCGCCTTCGACCAGATCAGCGTGTCGCGCCGTGGCCTGGCCCGCGGGCCGATCGACCAGGTGCTCGAGCAGCAGGGCCTGGCGCGCCGGGTGGTCACGGTGTCGCCGAGCTTCTTTTCCGCCGTGCTGGCGCTGCGCGATTCGGACCTGATCCTGCCGATGCCCAACCCGGTGGTCGCCGTGTGCAACCAGCTGGGCCTGGCCTTGCGCAGCTTCGAGATCCCCTTGCCGCTGTCGCCGGTGCGGGTCCACCAGTCCTGGCACCCGCGCTTCGACAACGACCCGGCCCATCGCTGGCTGCGCGGCCTGATCAAGCGTTGCTGCGAAGAAAATGCACTCGGCGTCTGA
- a CDS encoding MFS transporter — protein MQASPFGLRIVVGLLGVLLAVLVSGFNENVTKIALVDIRGAMGIGHDEGSWLLALYMAASVSAMAFAPWFAVTLSIRRFTLCAIGAFMLLGLLSPLAPNERVLMLLRALQGLAGGALPPMLMSVALRFLPANIKLYGLAAYALTATFGPGMGTPLAAFWVEYAGWQWAFWQIIPGSLLAMAAVAWGLPQDPLRLERFAQFNWRGLLLGLPAINLLVIGLLQGERLNWLHSPLIVSLLGGGSLLLVLFLLNEWRHPLPFFKLQLLKARNLAFALFTLAGVLLVLLAASLIPSSYLAQVQGYRPLQTAPMLLWVAVPQLLALPLVAALCNLRRVDCRYVLAAGLGMMGLACVLGSQLTSAWIRDDFLLIQLLQIFGQPMSVLPLLMLSTGSIQPIQGPFASAWFNTVKGLAAVVATAVLDLLTTARLHLHSNNLVDRLGNQPLLPDGAASHLASRLHQQALVLTYADLYLCVALVAFALILIIPFVPTRIYPPRTAH, from the coding sequence ATGCAGGCGAGCCCCTTCGGGCTGCGCATCGTCGTCGGCCTGCTCGGCGTGCTGCTGGCCGTGCTGGTGTCGGGTTTCAACGAGAACGTCACCAAGATCGCCCTGGTCGACATCCGCGGCGCCATGGGCATCGGCCATGACGAAGGCAGCTGGCTGCTGGCGCTGTACATGGCCGCCTCGGTCAGTGCCATGGCCTTCGCCCCCTGGTTCGCGGTAACCCTGTCGATTCGCCGCTTCACCCTGTGCGCCATCGGCGCCTTCATGCTGCTCGGCCTGCTGTCGCCGCTGGCGCCCAACGAGCGCGTGCTGATGCTGCTGCGCGCCCTGCAGGGGCTGGCCGGCGGGGCACTGCCGCCGATGCTGATGAGCGTGGCGCTGCGCTTCCTGCCAGCCAACATCAAGCTCTACGGCCTGGCCGCCTATGCGCTGACGGCGACCTTCGGCCCCGGCATGGGCACGCCCCTGGCTGCTTTCTGGGTGGAGTACGCCGGCTGGCAGTGGGCGTTCTGGCAGATCATCCCCGGCAGCCTGCTGGCCATGGCCGCGGTGGCCTGGGGCCTGCCCCAGGACCCGTTGCGCCTGGAGCGCTTCGCCCAGTTCAACTGGCGCGGCCTGCTGCTCGGCCTGCCGGCGATCAACCTGCTGGTCATCGGCCTGCTGCAGGGCGAGCGCCTGAACTGGTTGCACTCGCCGCTGATCGTCAGCCTGCTCGGCGGTGGCAGCCTGTTGCTGGTGCTGTTCCTGCTCAACGAATGGCGCCACCCCCTGCCGTTCTTCAAGCTGCAGCTGCTCAAGGCGCGCAACCTCGCCTTCGCGCTGTTCACCCTGGCCGGGGTGTTGCTGGTGCTGTTGGCTGCAAGCCTGATTCCGTCGTCCTACCTGGCCCAGGTGCAAGGCTACCGGCCACTGCAAACCGCGCCGATGCTGCTCTGGGTAGCCGTGCCGCAGCTATTGGCACTGCCCCTGGTGGCCGCGCTGTGCAACCTGCGCCGGGTGGATTGCCGCTACGTGCTGGCCGCCGGGCTGGGGATGATGGGGCTGGCCTGCGTGCTCGGCTCGCAGCTGACCTCGGCGTGGATTCGCGATGATTTTCTGCTGATCCAGCTGCTGCAGATCTTCGGCCAGCCGATGTCGGTACTGCCACTGCTGATGCTCTCCACCGGCAGCATCCAGCCGATCCAGGGGCCGTTCGCCTCGGCCTGGTTCAACACCGTCAAGGGCCTGGCCGCCGTGGTGGCCACCGCGGTACTCGACCTGCTGACCACCGCGCGCCTGCACCTGCATTCCAACAACCTGGTCGACCGCCTCGGCAACCAGCCGCTGCTGCCCGACGGTGCCGCGAGTCACCTGGCCAGCCGCCTGCACCAGCAGGCCCTGGTGCTGACCTACGCCGACCTCTACCTGTGCGTGGCGCTGGTCGCCTTCGCCCTGATCCTGATCATTCCCTTCGTGCCCACGCGCATCTACCCGCCGCGTACCGCCCACTGA